The following are encoded together in the Chlorocebus sabaeus isolate Y175 chromosome 20, mChlSab1.0.hap1, whole genome shotgun sequence genome:
- the RAB42 gene encoding ras-related protein Rab-42: MPRRGRWLGAGSRGRCAGGAGAGAGAGRGQNGRGRRGGGVADAAMEGEGCRYQFRVALLGDAAVGKTSLLRSYVAGAPGAPEPEPEPEPTVGAECYRRALQLRAGPRVKLQLWDTAGHERFRCITRSFYRNVVGVLLVFDVTNRKSFEHIQDWHQEVMATQGPDKVIFLLIGHKSDLQSTRCVSAQEAEELAASLGMAFVETSVKNNCNVDLAFDILADAIQQALQQGDIKLEEGCGGVRLIHKTQIPRSPSRKQHPGPCQC, encoded by the exons ATGCCCCGCCGGGGGCGGTGGTTGGGCGCCGGGAGCAGGGGGCGGTGCGCgggaggggcgggggcgggggcgggggcggggcgcggACAAAACGGCCGCGGGCGGCGGGGCGGCGGGGTGGCGGACGCGGCCATGGAGGGCGAGGGCTGCCGCTACCAATTTAGGGTTGCGCTGCTGGGGGACGCGGCGGTGGGCAAGACGTCGCTGCTGAGGAGTTACGTGGCGGGCGCGCCTGGCGCCCCGGAGCCCGAGCCCGAGCCTGAGCCCACTGTGGGCGCCGAGTGCTACCGCCGCGCGCTGCAGCTGCGGGCCGGGCCGCGGGTCAAGCTGCAGCTCTGGGACACCGCGGGCCACGAGCGCTTCAG gtgCATCACCAGGTCCTTTTACCGGAACGTGGTGGGTGTCCTGCTGGTCTTTGATGTGACAAACAGGAAGTCCTTTGAACACATCCAAGACTGGCACCAGGAGGTCATGGCCACTCAGGGCCCAGACAAGGTCATCTTCCTGCTGATTGGCCACAAAAGTGACCTGCAGAGCACCCGTTGTGTCtcagcccaggaggccgaggagCTGGCTGCCTCCCTGGGCATGGCCTTCGTGGAGACCTCGGTTAAAAACAACTGCAATGTGGACCTGGCCTTTGACATTCTTGCTGATGCTATCCAGCAGGCCCTGCAGCAGGGGGACATCAAGCTAGAAGAGGGCTGCGGGGGTGTCCGGCTCATCCACAAGACCCAAATCCCCAGGTCCCCCAGCAGGAAGCAGCACCCAGGCCCATGCCAGTGTTAA